One window of the Shewanella cyperi genome contains the following:
- a CDS encoding TonB-dependent receptor: MKKSYLALLIGAALALPAYAADETSKETGKTQDETATTTEPVEQVDEVITVRGIRSSLKEGQEIKKLADNVVDAIVAEDIGKFPDENVAEALQRIPGVSVTRVNGEGQTVTVRGLTGNYNITTLNGRKLASDNASRDFNYDVIASELISGIQVHKTPQGHLPEGGIGAVVNVSTARPLDIGEFAMVGSVRGAYNERSESLDPRASFMISDTFNDDTLGILLSLTHSSYTNRHDSYQAWSFHERDVDLGGDGTVDYSGVRFPGYAQLTTYEDQRDRTGGTFALQWRPQDNLDITLDGLYSVYDIDSHGRQLSVVTYSEPWLPAANGNYTDVHVGTDGWAEDLAWEGPALMDIVDTRDPRRNTTYQVGLNFNWMLDDLTLVLDMAHSEAKNENNGDNKYVVARTGVNAARIDWNTGNAVPDIQLSEEVTPDKVFGAWYTNTDGTGVEDATSSITFDGTWERDGLFSKLFFGAGYNSQEKQRTTFRSRNPSIFAGENLDKVNADASHLVNFYGHEWWQLPSSVMLPGNVSNFMGSTDADIPANWAAIDLDGLYDFLRELDPVSADLLNTDVYLSESFTIKEEILHAYVETNLEDSLFDMPFLLNLGLRYAQTRVTSSGYSQNIHKLKFGPDGEPVDDSWKETQPVSEDYSYGDWLPSMNFKLSLTDELVFRTSLSQVISRPSLWELSPYTSINIEPNEQGVRSYSMSVPDLKPYTADQWDTALEWYYSDEGTLAFATFYKEVASFIKWDKTQEEIDGQPFEVWKPYNDDSKKALIRGLEVAWLQTFDELLPEYLAGFGVQANYTYNDSVSGEKDDEGKDKPFRGLSDHQYNLVAFYEKDGLEARIAYNYRSGYTAWDNWSRTADGWISEPVKANPFSWLDLSASYAINDHFTLTADVSNLQDKVDSHYLGDPSHIQYAATYGRRFSLGIRASF; encoded by the coding sequence ATGAAGAAATCCTATTTGGCACTGCTCATTGGTGCCGCCCTGGCGCTGCCGGCGTACGCGGCGGATGAAACCAGCAAGGAAACCGGCAAGACCCAGGATGAAACCGCCACCACGACCGAACCTGTGGAGCAGGTCGATGAGGTGATTACCGTGCGCGGTATTCGCAGCAGCCTCAAGGAAGGGCAGGAAATCAAAAAGTTGGCCGACAACGTGGTGGACGCCATAGTCGCAGAGGACATAGGCAAGTTCCCCGATGAAAACGTCGCCGAAGCCCTGCAGCGCATCCCAGGCGTCAGCGTCACCCGGGTCAACGGTGAAGGCCAGACTGTGACAGTGCGCGGCCTGACCGGCAACTACAACATCACCACACTCAACGGCCGCAAACTGGCGTCGGACAACGCCAGCCGCGACTTCAACTATGACGTGATTGCCTCTGAGCTTATCAGCGGTATCCAGGTGCACAAGACGCCCCAGGGCCATCTGCCCGAGGGCGGCATAGGCGCCGTGGTCAATGTCAGCACGGCGCGGCCGCTGGACATAGGCGAGTTCGCCATGGTGGGCTCGGTCCGCGGTGCCTACAACGAGCGCTCCGAAAGCCTGGACCCCCGCGCCTCATTTATGATCAGCGACACCTTCAACGACGACACCCTGGGGATACTGCTGTCTTTGACCCACTCCAGCTACACCAACCGCCACGACAGCTACCAGGCCTGGTCCTTCCACGAGCGCGATGTGGACTTGGGCGGCGACGGCACAGTGGACTACAGCGGCGTGCGCTTCCCAGGTTATGCCCAGCTGACCACCTATGAGGATCAGCGCGATCGTACCGGTGGCACCTTCGCCCTACAATGGCGTCCCCAGGATAACCTGGACATCACACTCGACGGTCTCTACAGCGTCTACGACATAGACTCCCACGGCCGCCAGTTGTCTGTGGTGACCTACTCAGAGCCCTGGCTGCCGGCCGCCAACGGCAACTACACCGACGTGCATGTGGGCACCGATGGCTGGGCCGAGGATCTGGCCTGGGAAGGCCCGGCGCTGATGGACATAGTGGACACCCGGGATCCGCGCCGCAACACCACCTATCAGGTGGGGCTGAACTTTAACTGGATGCTCGACGACCTGACCCTGGTACTGGACATGGCCCATTCGGAGGCCAAGAACGAAAACAACGGCGACAACAAGTACGTGGTGGCCCGCACCGGCGTCAATGCCGCCCGCATCGACTGGAACACGGGCAATGCGGTGCCGGATATCCAGCTGTCGGAAGAGGTGACCCCGGACAAGGTATTCGGCGCCTGGTATACCAACACCGACGGCACAGGAGTGGAAGATGCCACCAGCAGCATCACCTTTGACGGCACCTGGGAGCGTGACGGCCTGTTCAGCAAGCTGTTCTTCGGCGCCGGTTACAACAGCCAGGAGAAGCAGCGTACCACCTTCAGATCCCGCAACCCGTCGATCTTCGCCGGGGAAAACCTCGACAAGGTCAACGCCGACGCCTCCCATCTGGTGAACTTCTATGGCCACGAATGGTGGCAGCTGCCATCCAGCGTCATGTTGCCGGGCAATGTCAGCAACTTTATGGGCAGCACGGATGCCGACATTCCCGCCAACTGGGCGGCGATAGATCTCGACGGCCTGTACGACTTCCTGCGGGAGCTGGATCCCGTCTCGGCGGATCTGCTCAACACCGACGTGTACCTGTCCGAGTCCTTCACCATCAAGGAAGAGATACTGCACGCCTATGTTGAGACCAATCTGGAAGACAGCCTGTTCGATATGCCCTTCCTGCTGAACCTGGGGCTGCGCTATGCCCAGACCCGGGTGACCTCCAGCGGCTACAGCCAGAACATTCACAAGCTGAAATTCGGCCCAGACGGTGAGCCTGTGGATGACAGCTGGAAGGAGACCCAGCCGGTGTCCGAGGACTACAGCTACGGCGACTGGCTGCCGAGCATGAACTTCAAGCTGTCGCTGACCGACGAGCTGGTGTTCCGCACCTCGCTGTCCCAGGTGATTTCCCGTCCGTCGCTGTGGGAGCTGTCGCCCTATACCTCGATCAATATTGAGCCCAACGAGCAGGGGGTGCGCAGTTACTCCATGTCGGTGCCGGATCTCAAGCCCTATACCGCCGATCAGTGGGATACGGCGCTGGAATGGTACTACTCCGATGAAGGCACCCTGGCCTTTGCCACCTTCTACAAGGAAGTGGCCAGCTTTATCAAGTGGGACAAGACCCAGGAAGAGATAGACGGTCAGCCGTTCGAGGTGTGGAAGCCCTACAACGACGACAGCAAGAAGGCGCTGATCCGCGGCCTGGAGGTGGCCTGGCTGCAAACCTTCGACGAACTGTTGCCGGAGTATCTGGCCGGTTTCGGGGTCCAGGCCAACTACACCTACAACGACAGCGTCTCGGGTGAAAAGGATGACGAGGGCAAGGACAAGCCGTTCCGCGGTCTGTCTGATCACCAGTACAATCTGGTGGCCTTCTACGAGAAGGATGGGCTGGAGGCGCGCATCGCCTACAACTATCGCTCCGGCTACACCGCCTGGGACAACTGGTCCAGGACCGCGGACGGCTGGATCTCGGAGCCCGTGAAGGCCAACCCCTTCAGCTGGCTGGATCTTAGCGCCAGCTACGCCATCAACGATCACTTCACCCTGACCGCGGATGTCAGCAACCTGCAGGATAAGGTGGACTCCCACTATCTGGGGGACCCGTCCCATATCCAGTACGCTGCCACCTATGGTCGCCGTTTCTCCCTGGGGATCCGTGCCAGTTTCTGA